One region of Miscanthus floridulus cultivar M001 chromosome 19, ASM1932011v1, whole genome shotgun sequence genomic DNA includes:
- the LOC136525259 gene encoding putative F-box protein At4g17565 — translation MGSSNERGSASWSELPGDVLVTVLEGLAIRDLCRAGAVCRWWNAASSCVRAQHRALSRRRTPCLLYAAAAGPSSPSDPPAASATLFSVTDGRSYSMPLTAGASIAEGFWLGASHGWLVTVDDHAEAHLVNPVTGQRIDTLPSVATVEQVRRVHDDGGAVVADMYMVYQYDSSLWVYDPANAATTLDARELIDYLYVRAIISSDPSDGDCVVVLVYWPDYQLCFARPGDAHWTWIRPPTENTQYCDCALDGDGRTLYAMRHDGAIHAFDLLGRPALEREVVLRSQVQGGRTATNYLVHAPWLRGGAGGWLQVWRRMGATEHVTPAAAVAQESAWRTESITVYQVDLAAQTLVEIQNLGDHALFVGCNYSFALAATDCPGILPNHVYYTDNEEHYALYSPQCPRDIGIYNVGDGSFRQVQPPCPWLNWPLPTWIMPSLHYKG, via the coding sequence ATGGGAAGCAGCAACGAGCGCGGCTCCGCCAGCTGGTCGGAGTTGCCGGGCGACGTCCTGGTCACGGTCCTCGAGGGGCTCGCGATCCGTGACCTCTGCCGCGCCGGCGCCGTGTGCCGCTGGTGGAACGCAGCGTCGTCGTGCGTCCGGGCCCAGCACCGCGCGTTGTCGCGCCGCCGCACGCCCTGCCTGCTCTACGCGGCGGCCGCTGGCCCATCGTCGCCGTCCGACCCGCCGGCCGCTTCCGCCACGCTCTTCAGCGTCACGGACGGCAGATCCTACTCCATGCCGCTCACCGCCGGCGCCTCCATCGCCGAGGGCTTCTGGCTGGGCGCCTCACACGGCTGGCTCGTCACGGTGGACGACCACGCGGAGGCTCACCTCGTGAACCCGGTCACCGGGCAGCGGATCGACACCCTCCCCTCGGTGGCCACCGTGGAGCAGGTGCGGCGCGtgcacgacgacggcggcgccgtCGTCGCCGACATGTACATGGTGTATCAGTACGACTCGTCGCTGTGGGTGTACGATCCCGCCAACGCGGCCACCACGCTGGACGCGCGTGAGCTCATCGACTACCTCTACGTCCGGGCGATCATCTCGTCGGACCCATCGGACGGCGACTGCGTCGTCGTGCTCGTGTACTGGCCAGATTACCAGCTGTGCTTCGCGAGGCCGGGAGACGCGCACTGGACATGGATACGGCCTCCGACGGAGAACACCCAGTACTGCGACTGCGCCCTCGACGGCGACGGCAGGACGCTCTACGCGATGCGCCACGACGGCGCGATCCACGCGTTCGACCTCCTCGGCCGGCCGGCGCTCGAGAGGGAGGTCGTGCTCCGTTCTCAGGTCCAGGGCGGGAGGACAGCGACCAACTACCTCGTCCACGCGCCATGGCTACGCGGTGGCGCCGGCGGCTGGCTTCAGGTGTGGAGGAGGATGGGGGCCACGGAGCATGTGACGCCTGCAGCTGCGGTGGCACAAGAATCTGCGTGGCGGACAGAATCGATCACGGTTTATCAGGTGGATCTCGCCGCGCAGACGCTGGTTGAGATCCAGAACCTAGGCGATCACGCCTTGTTCGTGGGGTGCAACTACTCCTTCGCGCTCGCTGCAACGGACTGTCCAGGGATACTGCCCAACCACGTCTACTACACGGACAATGAGGAGCATTATGCGCTCTACTCGCCACAGTGCCCAAGGGACATTGGTATCTACAATGTGGGTGATGGCAGCTTTCGTCAAGTCCAACCTCCTTGCCCATGGTTGAATTGGCCCCTTCCCACCTGGATTATGCCAAGTCTTCACTACAAAGGATAG